The following coding sequences are from one Synechococcus sp. HK05 window:
- a CDS encoding alpha-D-glucose phosphate-specific phosphoglucomutase — MTSGVQQIPLDQPFLDQKPGTSGLRKSSRQFETPHYLESFIEAILRTVPGIAGGTLVVGGDGRYGNRRAIGVIARMAAAHGVARIITTTGGILSTPAASNLIRQSQATAGIILSASHNPGGPEGDFGVKVNGANGGPAPESLTDAIYACTQSLDGYRIWEETALSLDTPGQQSIGNLQLEVIDGVDDYVALMQKLFDFDAIADLLKGDFPIAFDAMHAVTGPYAKRLLEGLLGAPAGSVRNAVPLEDFGGGHPDPNLTYAHELAELLMDSDAYRFGAACDGDGDRNMILGSRCFVNPSDSLAVLTANATLVPGYAAGLSGVARSMPTSAAADVVAKELGIPCFETPTGWKFFGNLLDAGRITLCGEESFGTGSNHIREKDGLWAVLFWLNILAKRREPVAQIMAEHWSRFGRHYYSRHDYEAIASDAAHGLYNRIKEMQPSLVGQSFAGRSIATADDFAYTDPVDGSLTSGQGLRLLLDDGSRVVLRLSGTGTQGATLRVYLESYVPPSGNLAQDPQTALGDLISAIDNLAEIKTRTGMDRPTVIT; from the coding sequence ATGACCAGCGGCGTGCAGCAGATCCCGCTCGATCAGCCTTTCCTCGACCAGAAGCCAGGCACCTCCGGCCTACGCAAAAGCAGTCGGCAGTTTGAAACGCCCCATTACCTCGAGAGCTTCATCGAGGCGATCCTGCGCACGGTGCCCGGCATCGCCGGCGGCACGCTGGTGGTGGGCGGCGACGGGCGCTACGGCAACCGCCGCGCCATCGGGGTGATCGCGCGCATGGCGGCCGCCCATGGTGTGGCGCGGATCATCACCACCACCGGCGGCATTCTCTCCACTCCCGCGGCCTCGAATCTGATCCGCCAGAGCCAGGCCACCGCCGGCATCATCCTCTCGGCCAGCCACAACCCCGGCGGCCCCGAGGGCGACTTCGGCGTGAAGGTGAATGGCGCCAACGGCGGGCCGGCGCCGGAATCGCTCACCGATGCCATCTATGCCTGCACCCAGAGCCTGGATGGCTATCGCATCTGGGAGGAGACGGCGCTGAGCCTGGACACGCCCGGCCAGCAGAGCATCGGCAACCTGCAACTCGAGGTGATCGACGGGGTCGACGACTACGTCGCCTTGATGCAGAAGCTGTTCGACTTCGATGCGATCGCTGATCTGCTCAAGGGCGACTTCCCGATCGCCTTTGACGCGATGCACGCGGTCACCGGCCCCTACGCCAAACGGTTGCTGGAGGGCCTGCTTGGGGCACCGGCTGGCAGCGTGCGCAACGCCGTGCCGCTTGAGGATTTCGGCGGGGGCCACCCCGATCCCAACCTCACCTATGCCCACGAGCTTGCGGAGCTGCTGATGGACAGCGACGCCTACCGCTTCGGCGCCGCCTGCGATGGCGATGGCGACCGCAACATGATCCTGGGCAGCCGCTGCTTCGTGAACCCCAGCGACAGCCTGGCTGTGCTCACCGCCAACGCCACCTTGGTGCCCGGCTACGCCGCTGGGCTCTCCGGTGTGGCCCGCTCGATGCCAACCAGCGCCGCTGCTGATGTGGTGGCCAAGGAGCTGGGCATCCCCTGCTTCGAAACGCCCACCGGCTGGAAGTTCTTCGGCAACTTGCTCGATGCCGGCCGGATCACGCTCTGCGGCGAAGAGAGCTTCGGCACCGGCAGTAACCACATCCGCGAGAAGGATGGCCTGTGGGCGGTGCTGTTCTGGCTCAACATCCTGGCCAAGCGCCGCGAGCCGGTGGCGCAGATCATGGCGGAGCACTGGAGCCGTTTCGGCCGCCACTACTACTCCCGCCACGACTACGAGGCAATCGCCAGCGATGCCGCCCACGGCCTCTACAACCGCATCAAGGAGATGCAGCCGAGCTTGGTGGGCCAGAGCTTCGCAGGCCGCTCCATCGCCACAGCCGACGACTTCGCCTACACCGATCCGGTGGATGGCTCGCTCACCAGCGGCCAGGGGCTGCGCCTGCTGCTCGATGATGGCAGCCGCGTGGTGCTGCGCCTTTCTGGCACCGGCACCCAGGGCGCCACGCTGCGGGTGTATCTCGAGAGCTATGTGCCGCCCAGCGGCAACCTCGCTCAGGATCCCCAGACCGCCCTCGGCGATCTGATCAGCGCCATCGACAACCTCGCCGAGATCAAGACCCGCACGGGGATGGATCGACCCACGGTGATCACTTGA
- a CDS encoding efflux RND transporter periplasmic adaptor subunit, with the protein MSVQVATIAEGDFSPSIDVVSELSSTADVALRPETDGRVVKILATQGQRVKAGDPILVLDNVQQTAALDASKAEARKDFLNAERYVFLNQQGAVSTRDRDYYVTKAIQSRDQVKANAATLGYKYVTAPIDGVIGDLDRVKLGDYVRQGQAITGIVDNSTLWTLMDVPATQVSKVALGQTVQLTTQSNPPVKGQGKVVFISPYFGFSGTDKSPNTVLVKATFPNLTGRLKTGQYVKNKIITGSTRELSVPVTAVLMQAQQPFVYRLVTLSQALPKIKASTQIPDAQKQKLEKLPPTTPIVVQTPVKLGPLQGNNYPVLSGLSSGDRVVTSNTALLRTGIPVKPVSSPSAAAN; encoded by the coding sequence ATGTCGGTCCAGGTGGCCACCATCGCCGAGGGTGACTTCAGCCCCTCGATCGATGTGGTGAGTGAGCTGAGCTCCACCGCTGATGTGGCGCTACGGCCCGAAACCGATGGACGTGTTGTAAAAATTCTTGCGACCCAGGGTCAGCGGGTCAAGGCTGGTGATCCGATTCTTGTTCTTGACAACGTTCAGCAGACCGCAGCCCTTGATGCCAGCAAAGCCGAGGCCCGTAAGGATTTCCTCAATGCTGAACGTTATGTTTTTCTCAATCAGCAGGGAGCCGTCTCCACGCGAGATCGTGACTATTACGTTACCAAGGCGATTCAAAGCCGCGATCAGGTGAAGGCCAACGCTGCAACCTTGGGCTACAAATATGTCACAGCACCCATTGACGGTGTGATCGGCGATCTTGACCGCGTGAAATTGGGAGATTATGTGCGTCAGGGTCAAGCTATCACCGGAATTGTGGATAATTCCACCCTGTGGACTCTCATGGATGTGCCTGCCACGCAGGTTTCAAAAGTGGCTCTGGGTCAAACAGTGCAGCTGACAACCCAGTCCAACCCCCCGGTGAAAGGTCAGGGAAAGGTCGTCTTCATCTCCCCTTACTTCGGGTTCAGTGGCACTGACAAATCGCCCAATACGGTGCTGGTCAAAGCCACATTCCCGAATCTCACCGGACGGTTGAAAACAGGGCAGTATGTGAAAAACAAAATCATCACGGGGTCCACCCGCGAGCTCTCAGTTCCGGTAACGGCTGTGCTCATGCAAGCGCAGCAGCCGTTTGTTTACCGCCTGGTGACGCTCTCTCAGGCTCTGCCGAAGATCAAGGCTTCTACCCAGATCCCCGATGCGCAGAAGCAGAAGCTTGAAAAATTGCCACCAACCACTCCAATCGTTGTGCAGACGCCAGTCAAGCTGGGGCCCTTGCAGGGCAACAACTACCCAGTCCTCTCTGGGTTGAGCAGCGGTGATCGTGTGGTGACCAGTAACACGGCCCTGCTGCGAACAGGGATTCCAGTGAAGCCCGTGTCGTCGCCTAGCGCTGCAGCGAACTGA
- a CDS encoding efflux RND transporter permease subunit — protein MSFSDNFIKRPVLTTVCSILIVLVGVIAIPTLPIANLPNIAPPLIQVTANYSGANSLVTEQAVTNPLEQQINGVPGAAYISSTSNMEGQSIIQVYFDETTDIDIDQVNVQNRVSLAMPQLPSQVAATGVSVQQSTPSILLAYQVSSSDGQFDAAYLNGLVYEQLYYPLERVPGVANVNILGGTNPAYWLNVDPVKLASNKITATDVINAVKSQNSTAIGGLVGGPPAAGDQLYTYPLLVEDNGNLMSIEAFNKLIVGRSPAGNVLLLEDVGSVSYGFNNYTTSAVNTENHPAITVAVFQTPDSNALDVADAVVQEMTSFAAQVPPGVTVTQVYNIGQFIESSVEGVVDALGLAIVLVLLILFLFLQNWRATVVPSLAIPISLVGTFAFIKVFGFSINQLTLLGLVLATGLVVDDAIVVIEAVSKNIEAGMKPRQAALACMGELFGALVATALVLMAVFVPVAFYPGSIGIIYQQFALTIAFSIAISAFNALTFSPMLSGLILRSGTPPEPRGWGWPVAGVIVGLAFGRFSSAAFGNWTYVLGVVVGGLAGANLPLIFKRFNAFFERLQAGYAKLVQALISRRRMVMAGLGGGIVLTALAFTALPQAFIPDEDQGYILGIYQLQNGASLSQTQKMGTQIASILKEEDDVLSAAVISGYGFNGSSPDQGTIMVGLKPLEERSGQKNSSFAIADRLNAKLSQLDAGLAVIGQPPAVPGFSAQGGFYFQFNDLSGNYSFNQLNDQAKTLIGAGQASGEFSSLYTQFIPSAPAFDLKIDRSLMGALNVDYAEAMSTIAALAGGSYTGLTYENGQVRNVYVQSVDEQRAEIEDILSYYVKSRSGDLVQVSQFAEANLNSAPPIISHYNLYRTILVQGAQAVGKSSGQALDAIQNLFQKQNFTNIGYAFTGLAALQLSAGSASILVFGLGILIVYLVLSAQYESYVTPVIILMTVPLAMLGALAFLAIRSIDLNIYAQVGLVTLIGLAAKNGILIVEVAEQHLESGMSAIEAVIASAESRLRPILMTAIAALAGFLPLVVANGAGAQSQQSLGTVIFGGLVVATVLSLGVVPPFYVVIKKLEERWFGPEQPEEA, from the coding sequence ATGTCGTTCTCCGATAATTTCATCAAGCGGCCTGTTCTGACCACCGTTTGCAGCATTTTGATTGTGTTGGTGGGGGTGATTGCGATCCCCACCTTGCCGATTGCCAACCTCCCCAATATTGCGCCACCGCTGATCCAGGTCACCGCCAATTACAGCGGTGCCAATTCATTGGTGACGGAGCAGGCGGTGACCAACCCCTTGGAACAACAGATTAATGGTGTTCCGGGAGCTGCGTATATCTCCTCCACAAGCAATATGGAGGGCCAGAGCATTATTCAGGTCTATTTTGATGAGACAACGGATATTGATATTGACCAGGTTAATGTTCAGAACAGGGTTTCGTTAGCTATGCCGCAGCTGCCTTCTCAGGTAGCTGCAACCGGTGTGTCTGTCCAGCAGAGCACCCCTTCCATTCTTCTTGCGTATCAGGTCTCGTCGAGTGACGGCCAGTTTGATGCGGCTTACCTGAATGGCCTGGTTTATGAGCAGCTCTATTACCCCTTAGAGCGTGTTCCTGGTGTAGCGAATGTGAATATTCTTGGGGGCACCAACCCTGCCTATTGGCTCAACGTCGATCCGGTCAAGCTTGCTTCCAACAAGATCACGGCGACGGATGTGATCAATGCGGTGAAGTCCCAGAACAGCACGGCCATCGGTGGTCTTGTCGGCGGGCCACCTGCTGCGGGCGATCAACTGTATACCTATCCGCTGCTGGTTGAAGATAATGGTAACTTGATGTCTATTGAGGCATTTAATAAGTTGATTGTTGGCAGGAGTCCTGCTGGCAATGTTCTTCTGCTCGAAGACGTAGGCAGTGTGTCCTACGGGTTCAATAATTACACCACCTCTGCGGTTAACACTGAAAACCACCCCGCGATCACGGTTGCGGTTTTCCAGACTCCAGACAGCAACGCTCTCGATGTTGCTGATGCTGTTGTTCAGGAGATGACCTCCTTCGCGGCTCAGGTCCCACCCGGTGTCACTGTCACTCAGGTCTACAACATTGGCCAGTTCATTGAGTCTTCTGTTGAGGGCGTGGTTGATGCCCTTGGGCTTGCCATTGTTTTGGTGCTGCTGATTCTGTTCCTGTTCCTTCAGAACTGGCGCGCCACGGTTGTGCCGAGTTTGGCGATTCCCATTTCATTGGTGGGTACATTTGCCTTTATCAAGGTGTTTGGTTTCTCCATTAACCAACTCACCTTGTTGGGTTTGGTGCTGGCGACCGGCCTTGTGGTGGACGACGCGATTGTTGTGATTGAAGCTGTTTCCAAAAATATTGAAGCTGGCATGAAGCCTCGGCAGGCTGCTTTGGCCTGTATGGGTGAGCTGTTTGGTGCGCTGGTGGCGACAGCCTTGGTGTTGATGGCTGTGTTTGTGCCTGTGGCTTTCTATCCAGGAAGTATCGGCATCATTTATCAGCAGTTTGCTCTCACGATTGCGTTTTCGATTGCTATCTCAGCTTTCAATGCGCTCACCTTCTCTCCAATGCTGTCTGGCCTAATTCTGCGTAGCGGCACTCCCCCCGAGCCTCGTGGTTGGGGGTGGCCAGTGGCTGGTGTGATTGTGGGTCTTGCTTTTGGGCGCTTTAGCTCGGCTGCTTTCGGCAATTGGACCTATGTGCTTGGGGTGGTTGTTGGTGGTTTGGCCGGCGCCAATTTGCCTCTGATCTTTAAGCGGTTCAACGCCTTTTTTGAGCGTTTGCAAGCGGGCTACGCCAAGCTTGTTCAGGCCCTCATCAGCCGCCGCCGCATGGTGATGGCTGGCCTGGGTGGTGGCATCGTGCTCACAGCATTGGCTTTCACGGCCCTGCCCCAGGCCTTCATTCCTGATGAAGATCAGGGTTACATCCTGGGGATCTATCAGCTGCAAAACGGTGCATCCTTGAGTCAGACCCAGAAGATGGGCACTCAGATCGCCAGCATTCTCAAGGAAGAGGATGACGTTCTTTCTGCAGCTGTAATTAGTGGCTACGGGTTCAACGGCTCAAGCCCTGACCAAGGCACGATCATGGTGGGCCTCAAACCGCTTGAGGAGCGCTCTGGCCAGAAGAACAGCTCCTTTGCCATCGCGGATCGCCTCAACGCAAAGTTGTCCCAGCTTGATGCTGGTTTGGCCGTGATCGGTCAGCCGCCAGCCGTTCCTGGCTTCTCGGCCCAGGGCGGCTTCTACTTCCAGTTCAATGACCTCAGCGGCAACTATTCCTTCAACCAGCTCAACGACCAGGCCAAGACGTTGATCGGAGCCGGTCAGGCCAGTGGTGAGTTTTCTTCGCTTTACACCCAGTTCATCCCCAGTGCTCCGGCCTTTGATCTCAAAATTGACCGCTCTTTAATGGGCGCGCTCAACGTGGACTATGCCGAGGCGATGAGCACCATCGCTGCTTTGGCTGGCGGCAGCTACACCGGGCTGACGTATGAAAATGGACAGGTGCGCAATGTGTATGTGCAGTCTGTGGATGAGCAGCGAGCTGAGATTGAAGATATCCTTAGCTACTACGTGAAGAGTCGTAGCGGTGATTTGGTGCAGGTGTCTCAATTTGCTGAGGCCAACCTCAACAGCGCTCCTCCAATTATTAGTCACTACAATCTCTACCGCACGATTCTCGTGCAAGGTGCGCAGGCGGTTGGGAAGAGTTCTGGTCAGGCTCTCGATGCCATTCAGAACCTGTTCCAAAAGCAAAACTTCACCAACATCGGCTATGCCTTCACTGGTTTGGCTGCTCTCCAGCTCTCTGCCGGTAGCGCCAGCATCCTGGTATTTGGCCTCGGCATCCTGATCGTATATCTGGTGCTTTCCGCTCAATACGAGAGCTATGTCACCCCTGTGATCATTCTGATGACAGTGCCCCTGGCGATGCTGGGTGCATTGGCCTTCCTTGCCATCCGTTCGATTGATCTCAACATCTACGCCCAGGTTGGCCTGGTGACCCTGATCGGTCTGGCGGCGAAGAACGGCATCCTGATCGTGGAAGTGGCCGAACAGCACCTGGAATCCGGCATGTCGGCGATTGAGGCGGTGATTGCCTCCGCTGAATCCCGCTTGCGTCCGATCCTGATGACGGCGATTGCTGCCCTGGCCGGCTTCCTGCCGCTGGTGGTGGCCAACGGCGCCGGTGCTCAGAGTCAGCAGTCGCTGGGTACGGTGATCTTCGGCGGACTGGTGGTCGCCACCGTGCTCTCGCTGGGCGTGGTGCCTCCCTTCTATGTGGTGATCAAGAAGCTGGAGGAGCGTTGGTTCGGCCCTGAGCAGCCTGAGGAGGCCTGA
- a CDS encoding efflux RND transporter periplasmic adaptor subunit, translating to MKLALVQEARFSDAIDTVSTLEANELVQLAAQASGRIQQLPISQGDVVKANQLLLVLDQAQIRAELADLQAQEQKAKLTWERYEFLVPQGAATAQQRDEFKAQYIAAKQAVIAQQADLAYSNLRSPLPGIVADVQVKIGDVLRAGDPFTKLIKNNTLMARVEVPSTYADRIRVGLPVALSMPGTNRLLAESRVSSVDPTVTAGNQALLVKAVFQNPQGALRNGQRLRTRLVLDSREQPAVPFAAVTQTSGQSFVWRVGSLKELEAQPGRAPLEKLRRLPAGTRFALQTPVKLGSIQDNRYPVLSGVDAGQRVITTNLLKLRHGMPVQVVD from the coding sequence GTGAAGTTGGCACTGGTCCAGGAGGCGCGCTTCAGCGATGCCATCGACACCGTGAGCACCCTGGAGGCCAACGAGCTGGTGCAGTTGGCTGCCCAGGCGTCGGGCCGGATCCAGCAACTGCCGATCTCCCAGGGCGATGTGGTGAAGGCCAATCAGCTGTTGCTGGTGCTTGATCAGGCCCAGATTCGGGCTGAATTGGCAGATCTTCAGGCCCAGGAGCAGAAGGCGAAGCTCACCTGGGAGCGCTATGAGTTTTTGGTTCCCCAGGGTGCGGCCACTGCGCAGCAGCGTGATGAGTTCAAGGCGCAATACATCGCTGCGAAGCAGGCTGTGATTGCCCAGCAGGCCGATCTGGCCTACAGCAATCTGCGCTCTCCCCTGCCCGGCATCGTGGCTGATGTGCAGGTGAAGATTGGCGATGTGCTGCGGGCCGGTGATCCCTTCACCAAGCTGATCAAGAACAACACGCTCATGGCCCGGGTGGAAGTTCCTTCCACCTATGCCGATCGCATTCGCGTGGGCTTGCCGGTGGCGCTGAGCATGCCCGGCACCAATCGGCTGCTGGCGGAGAGCCGCGTGAGTTCCGTGGATCCCACGGTCACCGCTGGTAATCAGGCGCTGTTGGTGAAGGCCGTGTTCCAGAACCCTCAAGGCGCGCTGCGCAATGGCCAGCGGTTGCGCACTCGGCTGGTGCTCGATAGCCGTGAGCAGCCTGCTGTGCCGTTTGCCGCTGTCACGCAAACGTCCGGGCAGAGCTTCGTGTGGCGGGTGGGCAGCCTCAAGGAGCTGGAGGCCCAGCCTGGTCGCGCCCCGCTGGAGAAGTTGCGGCGCTTGCCAGCGGGCACCCGCTTCGCCCTGCAAACCCCCGTGAAGTTGGGTTCCATTCAAGACAACCGCTACCCCGTGCTTTCCGGTGTGGACGCGGGCCAGAGGGTGATCACGACCAATCTGCTCAAGCTCAGACACGGCATGCCTGTTCAGGTCGTCGACTGA
- a CDS encoding efflux RND transporter permease subunit codes for MSASNQFITRPVLTTVCSLLIVIAGLIAIPILPIENLPDIAPPTVKVRATYTGADAVSVEQGVTSVLEQQINGVENMDVITSTSSADGVSAISVAFNSGTDADINQVNVQNRVALAEPQLPEEVRKAGVSVNKASNSILLVYNFGSENPDQIAYSAETISGLLDLNLTDAIKRVKGVGDLTYFGNRKLAFRLWLDPEKLTAYGLSSTDVVSQLTSQNRLVPAGQVGGEPSPQGQEFTFTVQLQGRLRSVEEFEDLIVRTGDDGGLVRLRDVGRVELGGETYAVSATDMQGVPSVGLAVYQLSGSNALEVSAGVKQVLDDFAARMPVGMKMEKIYDNTDFISASIQGVVNSLRDAVVLVVLILFLFLQNWKATLVPGIAIPVALVGTFALVLGFGFSLNQLTLFGLVLATGLVVDDAITVIEDTSTKKAEGMTALEAAKATMDELFSPVIATSLVKFAVFLPVLFFPGATGTIYKQFAATVIFSIAISTFNALTFSPMLSALLLGRESPPPGRRGYAIAGTVIGFIYGLLVVGNGAAMALLPLAAGGALGLVLSRLSGRPFTLPLAAGGAVSGLVLAGVSNPLPVLLYAAIGVALGWNTPLIFSRFNRFYAAVEVRYAAGLAWALERRRQVMGALAGGVLLTAIAFQLVPGGFVPIEDQGYAIGFVQAPEGVSTQVTERINSQVAAVLRSEPDITAASVFSGASLDGNSPNKGLFFFGTRNWSERTKSDQSMGAIVERLNRKLAAEVDGARSFVVEPPAIPGYGTGGGFEFQLLDQSGGAYSLPQFYANAQQIIEAANSDADLQRVYTLFAPESPQIAIKVDRDRMAALNVDFGAAMQSFSVNFGGLYVNDTFQEGKVRRVYVQAQPDSRATPEQLAALYVKDRTGEQQIPLAEFFTVEQVVGPSVVPHLNLYRSIKIEGTPASGKSSGQAIKAMKRLFTAQDAQGLGFDWTGISREEVKAGALAVVIFALGILAVYLVLSAQYESYTDPLIILMTVPTAMLGALVFLALRGEVLNVYAQVGLVMLIGLAAGNGILIVDLANQRMAAGASALEAARFAASSRLRPILMTAISSLFGFLPLVFASGAGARSQTSLGAVVFGGLLIATVLSLFVVPVFYVVMKSLLARFDSSQPTATGLN; via the coding sequence ATGTCTGCATCCAATCAATTCATCACCAGGCCGGTTCTCACCACGGTCTGCAGCTTGCTGATCGTGATCGCTGGCCTGATCGCCATCCCGATCCTGCCGATCGAGAACCTGCCGGATATTGCGCCTCCCACCGTGAAGGTGCGCGCCACTTACACCGGCGCTGATGCCGTGTCGGTGGAGCAGGGGGTCACCTCCGTGCTCGAGCAGCAGATCAACGGTGTGGAGAACATGGATGTGATCACATCCACCAGCTCCGCCGATGGGGTGAGTGCCATCAGCGTGGCCTTCAACAGCGGCACCGATGCGGATATCAATCAGGTGAATGTGCAGAACCGGGTTGCTCTGGCGGAGCCGCAGCTGCCGGAGGAGGTGCGGAAGGCCGGCGTATCGGTGAACAAGGCTTCCAACTCGATTCTGCTCGTTTACAACTTCGGCAGCGAGAACCCAGATCAGATCGCCTACAGCGCCGAAACGATCAGCGGCCTGCTGGATCTCAATCTCACCGATGCGATCAAGCGGGTGAAGGGGGTTGGCGATCTCACCTATTTCGGTAACCGCAAGCTGGCCTTCCGCCTCTGGCTCGACCCGGAGAAGCTCACGGCCTACGGCCTCAGTTCAACGGATGTGGTGTCGCAGCTCACAAGCCAAAACCGATTAGTGCCTGCGGGTCAGGTGGGCGGTGAGCCCTCGCCGCAAGGGCAGGAGTTCACCTTCACGGTGCAGCTGCAGGGGCGCTTGCGCAGTGTGGAGGAGTTTGAGGATCTGATCGTCCGCACCGGCGACGACGGCGGCCTGGTGCGCCTTCGTGATGTGGGCCGTGTGGAGCTGGGTGGTGAAACCTATGCCGTGAGTGCTACGGACATGCAGGGGGTTCCGTCTGTGGGCCTGGCGGTGTATCAGCTCAGCGGCAGCAATGCGCTTGAGGTGTCGGCCGGTGTGAAGCAGGTGCTCGACGACTTCGCGGCCCGCATGCCGGTGGGTATGAAGATGGAGAAGATCTACGACAACACCGATTTCATCTCGGCCTCGATTCAGGGCGTGGTGAATTCCCTGCGTGATGCCGTGGTGCTGGTGGTGTTGATCCTGTTTCTGTTTCTGCAGAACTGGAAGGCCACGCTCGTGCCAGGTATCGCCATCCCGGTGGCACTGGTGGGCACCTTCGCCCTGGTGCTGGGTTTCGGTTTCTCGCTCAATCAGCTCACCCTGTTCGGTCTGGTGCTGGCCACCGGCCTGGTGGTGGACGATGCGATCACCGTGATTGAGGACACTTCCACCAAGAAGGCGGAGGGCATGACGGCGCTTGAGGCCGCCAAAGCCACCATGGATGAGCTGTTTTCGCCGGTGATTGCCACCTCGCTGGTGAAGTTCGCCGTGTTTCTGCCGGTGCTGTTCTTCCCTGGTGCCACCGGCACGATTTACAAGCAGTTCGCTGCCACGGTGATCTTCTCGATCGCTATCTCCACCTTCAACGCCCTCACCTTTTCACCGATGCTCTCGGCGTTGCTGCTCGGGCGTGAGTCGCCACCACCGGGGCGGCGCGGTTATGCCATCGCCGGCACTGTGATCGGCTTCATCTATGGGTTGTTGGTGGTGGGCAATGGAGCGGCCATGGCCCTGCTGCCCCTCGCAGCCGGCGGAGCGCTCGGCCTGGTGCTCAGCCGGCTGAGCGGGCGCCCCTTCACCCTGCCGCTGGCTGCCGGTGGTGCGGTGAGTGGCCTGGTGCTGGCCGGTGTCAGCAACCCGTTGCCGGTGCTGCTCTACGCGGCGATCGGTGTGGCTCTGGGCTGGAACACCCCACTGATCTTCAGCCGTTTCAACCGCTTCTATGCCGCTGTTGAGGTCCGCTACGCCGCTGGCCTGGCTTGGGCCCTTGAGCGGCGGCGGCAGGTGATGGGAGCTCTGGCTGGTGGGGTGCTGCTCACGGCCATTGCCTTTCAGCTGGTGCCCGGTGGCTTCGTTCCGATCGAAGATCAGGGCTATGCCATCGGTTTCGTGCAGGCGCCCGAAGGTGTGTCCACCCAGGTGACCGAGCGGATCAACAGCCAGGTGGCCGCTGTTCTGCGTAGTGAACCCGATATCACCGCCGCTTCGGTGTTCAGTGGCGCCAGCCTGGATGGCAACAGCCCCAACAAAGGCTTGTTCTTCTTTGGCACGCGCAACTGGTCAGAGCGCACCAAGAGCGACCAGAGCATGGGGGCGATCGTGGAGCGCCTCAATCGCAAACTGGCGGCTGAGGTGGATGGCGCCCGCAGCTTTGTGGTGGAGCCACCGGCGATCCCTGGCTATGGCACGGGCGGTGGCTTTGAGTTTCAGCTGCTGGATCAGAGCGGTGGTGCCTACAGCCTGCCGCAGTTCTATGCCAATGCGCAGCAGATCATCGAGGCTGCCAATAGCGATGCCGATCTGCAACGGGTGTACACCTTGTTTGCACCGGAGTCGCCCCAGATCGCAATCAAGGTGGATCGCGACCGTATGGCGGCGTTGAACGTTGACTTCGGTGCCGCGATGCAGTCGTTCAGCGTGAATTTTGGTGGGCTGTATGTGAACGACACCTTCCAGGAGGGCAAGGTGCGCCGGGTGTATGTGCAGGCCCAGCCGGATAGCCGAGCTACTCCCGAGCAGCTGGCGGCTCTCTACGTGAAGGACCGTACCGGTGAGCAGCAGATCCCCCTGGCTGAATTCTTCACGGTTGAGCAGGTGGTTGGGCCCAGCGTGGTGCCCCACCTCAACCTCTACCGCTCGATCAAGATTGAGGGGACACCGGCCTCCGGCAAGAGCTCGGGTCAGGCGATCAAGGCGATGAAGCGCCTGTTCACAGCTCAGGATGCCCAGGGGCTCGGCTTCGACTGGACCGGGATTTCCCGGGAGGAGGTGAAGGCCGGTGCCCTGGCCGTGGTGATCTTCGCCCTCGGCATTCTGGCGGTGTATCTGGTGCTCTCCGCCCAGTACGAGAGCTATACCGACCCGCTGATCATCCTGATGACGGTGCCCACCGCCATGCTTGGTGCTCTGGTGTTCCTGGCCCTGCGCGGTGAGGTGCTGAACGTCTATGCCCAGGTGGGCCTAGTGATGTTGATCGGTCTGGCCGCGGGTAACGGCATCCTGATTGTGGATCTTGCGAACCAGCGGATGGCCGCTGGTGCTTCGGCCCTGGAGGCGGCCCGCTTCGCCGCCAGTTCCAGGCTGCGGCCGATCTTGATGACGGCGATCTCGTCGCTGTTTGGCTTTCTGCCGCTGGTGTTTGCGAGTGGCGCGGGTGCACGCAGCCAGACCTCGCTGGGCGCTGTGGTGTTCGGCGGTCTGCTGATCGCCACGGTGTTGTCGCTGTTTGTGGTGCCGGTGTTTTATGTGGTGATGAAGAGCCTGCTGGCCAGGTTTGATTCATCCCAGCCCACAGCCACGGGGCTGAACTGA